The Fusarium falciforme chromosome 10, complete sequence DNA segment GCAGTACGACTCTCACTCGCTGGCTTTTTCCTTGCCAATACGGCTATCTCAGCCGATGACTGCCAGCCGGAAAGTTGGAAGGCTGCGGCTCTACAAGTTGGCCGCATCAACTGCCGAGACGGGGTTACCACCGGGTCAAAAGTCGATTCAAACACATGTGCCCTGTTGGCCAGCAAGAACCGCCTTACTATGAAGGCCTTTTTTGACCTGAATCCTCGACTAGAAGGAAACTGCCAGTCTATCTTGCCTGACACAATGTATTGTGTAGATGGATGTGAGTTtcagtattattagtatggCGACACTCAGCACACCAGTACTAAGAGTTCTGCTTAGTCCCGGAGCCAGTTCGCGCATATAACGGTCTTTGTGGCCCTGACAATGGGAATGCGACATGTGTAGGCACAGATAAGCAGTGTTGCAACAAGAATACTTGGAAGTGCGGTGATACCGTGTGCGTATAAGTCCCAATGCTTTTCCTGACGTGACGGTTATACTGACAGGTAACAAAGTGACGATTGCACTATAAACTGCTATGAAGGCAACTGCTACTAGAGTTTGGCTGGCAACTTGTGAGGTAGATAGCTAGCATGTCGGTGTTTCTTCGCCAGATGGTGGAACCTTTTTGTTCATATATGTTCACAGTTCTCGTatgttttaatattactgtCGCATTTCTGTGGTTGGTAGGAAAGATCGTGTCTTGACCATGCAAGTTTGGCAGTCCGTGGAGGGCAATGATCATGGGGGAATTCAACATACAATCTTGGAAACTACATGCCTTGTACATGGCTTCCAACAAGTGGCAAAGGTCGAATCGAGAACTTGAGCCCAGAGGTGTGAATCGCTTCGGGAAAAGGTTGAGCTGTCACGAAGCAGGCAAAAGTAGTGGGAAAGAAACGTAGCTTAACTAATAGCTAACGACAATCCTACTGTGGTGCTTTGCTCTATTGAGGCCAATAATGCAATGAAAACAGGCAGACTATTTAATAACTCCATATGACAAAGTATTAATTCTagctttcttaatttattgactctaatataatattcttgAGAGACTACAACTGGATTCCGCAAGATAGCAATGCTGGTATTGGCCTATCCTATTAGAGTGAGCCTGCACGCCTCGGCTAGAAACGGCGCCTGGGTTTAACAGGGGGTCACCCCCGCTGAGCTTTGTTGTGTTTCTTCAAGGTGTATAGGGTATGGAGTAGCTTCCATGCTCAGAGGTCTGGGCTTTTGGAATATGAAAGTTAGAGTTATGTATACGTCTTGAGAAGACGAAGTATATTATCATAGGTTAAGCGCTTGAGCTTTGTATACTCGTGTGAGATGCAGACTTTTTCTTTATGAATTAGTTCCTTTTTGTTCATCCACGTCGTCCAGAGGACGGGGCTTCATTATGCGGCGGAAATCGCATCACAACATGTGGAGCTGATCAGCAGTTTGTCTGCGGACGGTTAAACAAACCAATTAAAAAGAGGCATTGACAGGTGACAGTGAATTTAGCGGCCTCCCAATGAGGCAATGGCACTTGGTCAAGGGCGTGCAGTTGTGTATATCGACTACGAAACAAGCCACAAGCCCGTAAGCCGCCCCTTACATCCTCGTTGCCCTATCGAAGCTATGATGGTTTTACTAAGTCTCGCCCCTAGGAACATAACCTCAAGAAGTTACTTTAGGTGCATCTAGTACGTCAAGGATAGTCGGCATTTGGGGCCATGCTCCTTATCCTCACAGGCGTAACCTTTGATCTAGAGCAGCCAGCTCTCTAGGTCGTCACGCCATCCCTCGGAAGTCGTCGTGATATGAAATCCACTTGTGCAGGTACTTGAAGTGCTCTCTTTTTTTGGTCTCCTCGATTCATCTCTTGTCGTTCCAGGGGTTGGTCATCCCATGTCAGCAATGCATCGCTCGCGGTTGTGGCTGTCACtaagctataactataatgTTCGATTGTAGGGCTGGTTCCCGCGTCGTTCCCGTTTCTTCCGTCTATCTTCAAACTTTCCACGCAATTCATTGACTATTTTGTCTTCTCGTCATTCATCGACATGTCGTGTTTATGGaggatcatcctcatcgatCAAGGCAATCAAAAACGTGCCAAACACAGCGAGGACTGAGAAACAATTGAGTGGTCTAAAATGAGGCTAACTACCAACGTGGTGAGAATCCAACTTGGCGGGTTTCTAAGGACTGTCTTTCATGTAATTCTGTTACCCCAGATCCCCCCTAACGCGCTTTGTTGTTCGTATTACCTCTGACATCCACCTTAACGTGAATGGTTATGTGCCCACGGCACCTGGAGGAGCAACTACTGGCATATGGCAGAGTGATTATAGGCCCGTTCATTGCTTGGGTCTAGTATCGGATGGGAGTTGAAGCATAAACCTGCGTCATGAAGTGTCGGTCATCCAAGAACCatgcaagggcaagaaggttTGGCGTTGGCGAACAGTCGAAGAAGCAAAAATGTAATTGATACTTTTACGAACCGGCGAATTGGCATGCAACTTGATACAAGGGGCGTCTACATCATAATTTGCAGCTGTGAAAATGGTGACGACTTTACTGTCAAAGCTTCCAAGAATGTAGCTCTAACCAAAAAGCACTGGCTGCTCCCATGTGCTAATAATGCCCTCATCTTTTGCCATCCAACTAG contains these protein-coding regions:
- a CDS encoding LysM domain-containing protein — translated: MGPLWAVRLSLAGFFLANTAISADDCQPESWKAAALQVGRINCRDGVTTGSKVDSNTCALLASKNRLTMKAFFDLNPRLEGNCQSILPDTMYCVDGFPEPVRAYNGLCGPDNGNATCVGTDKQCCNKNTWKCGDTVDDCTINCYEGNCY